Sequence from the Papilio machaon chromosome 26, ilPapMach1.1, whole genome shotgun sequence genome:
TCAGtccattttttcttaattggACTTAGTCttattaatagtataaatgcacaagtttagatgtatggatggatggaaggatgttAGTAGGTATCTCCACAATGGCTCAACGggttttgatgaaatttggcacaggtgtagaacataatctggaaaaacatagggttttttttaattccgcgcggacggcgtcttaggcgacaactagtattattacatatatttagtttttgtctatattataaacataaaatattttttgagccaatttaaaaaattctttcactgttgtgaagttacactatccccgggtgacataAGCTATATTactactagattttttttaataccgcgcagACCAAATCGCGGTTAACTGCTAGTTTGTAAGAAATATGTCTGTACCTGTCTTATTTCTTAAATGGTTTTAGTGATTTTAACGAATAAAGatcatttgattatttttcttttttggtgttttgtaattaaatttagacttacacatattttattataaaaataactttttttaattccagatTCCAGACGAGTAGTGCTTTCTGGTTAGCTTGAAGCGGACTAGAGTAGAATTGTATTATAAGCGAACTAATTCTGTAAGATAAACCAATCAAGTGTGATTCCAATCTACCAGctgttgttgttttattataccCAAGACATTCCTATCCCTATCTCTTTCTAATAGCCCGGGAGCcaggtacatttttttttcaatgatttcctctcaactaaaaatttacctggtgatcgtttatatgctactatgaatgaaaattaatgtcagcTTGCTGTATCTCAGTGGAAAGTTTGTCAGCTGGTACCTTGAAAGCTGTAACGCAACAGCATCTATGACCTACTGAAACTTGATGTAAATTTACCAGAGaattgttaaattactctagtaaataataaaatgatgaaAAATGACTTTTTTTTCTCTATGCGTGGGAGGCTGCCACTGCCCATCCCACCCTCGCAGCTGACGGTcgcgagtattcatagtataagtccctCATGCATTTTACGAATTTTCGATTGGGAGGGACTTGGTCATGAAAATCTGTCGCTGGCTCCCGGACCATAACACGCATATAGCTTTACTGGTGTATCtctttttagatatatttttttttaatcgaaataTCAGAAATTAATACAGAGTATAAAATGTcagttggtaatttttttttaattctgcccGTCTTTTGTTTAGATTAAGGATAACGCTATCTAATGATAAGTAagaagagtttttttttactagtgGCGAACCATTATTTTGGCTGTCACTTATTACAAAATTCGTTATCAAGTAAGGAAAATAGTGTAAAGTAAGCGAACGCTAGcactacataataaaatatgcgcaatgataaaaaaatctgatttattTGATGGCACGTCTATGAAATCttcagacattttttttagaaaaatggTACTTTGGTACGTAAAGccatctttgaattttaaggtTATGTTAAAACTTTATCAGAAGCTTTCTTTTTTTCAGTGAAAAATGATCTTTACTGACTTACGACTTTGGTAttatatatagtaaaatatctaaaaataataaaatcctgtttatgtctattttatatgtattattgtTTGCATaggtaaagtaaatttttcaatatgtcgtaaaaataaaatttctttgccAATATGGTTtagataagaaaaataaaacaagttttgtGTTAAAAGGATATTGTTTGATAGTGAACGtattaatttacaagttttttttggaatttaaTATCTCATGTCTTCTGTTAtcgataatttgtttgttatcattttattcGGCATCATCCATCGTTTTGAAGCACTGATCGAACTCCCAAAAGTGGAACTGAACGATCTCGTAAGAACAGAAAGAATTATAAGAAACacaacaaataacattttatcgaGTTTGAAATTCAGAAAACCAATAAACAGCACAAGGATCAAAGAATTTTCAACGTTACAtcactattttttatctattacaTTTCGACATTCGAATACATTGAGAGAAATAGCTCGACTCACTAgaattgattataaaaaatataataactcaACGGAAAATTTAACGACAGCTATAAACGAAATACTAGACGATGGTCAATGTTCgaaagaaaataacataaccTCAAATGAAGACACGAACGTACTTCTTTATGTAGACAATTTTCTAGCAAAACTCGAATCCTTAAAAGAAAGTTATGGcgttaataaagtattttccgatattaattctaatataattaagcTTTTAGATGAATCTAGACAAGCAGGTTTTAGagcgaaaaataaaaatgtaacgaaTTCAAACCCtaacaacaatttatttgacAGTAGTGAATATTGGGGTaagtaaatcttaaaatattttaatgaggGTTAATAAGGTAGAAATAtatgacaaaatattaaaaacaaactgcGCCTGCGCAGACAAATGCTCGAGCCGCattgaattttgaaaattgtaaCCTTTGTTTCTCACAGTCACAGCTTTACAGACACTTATCTTTATAACTTACTGAATAGGCTACAAATAGTGgaattttgtgcctatttggtTTTTGCTATTTTGTTGCTGAAGGTTAAATCAGAAtaaaagctgtcatttccaaGCAACAACCTATCCAAAAGGATTTacaacagaacagaacagattAGTGTTTATAGAccaatgttgtttttttttcttttagttcCAAGCGGTCGACGCATTTACAAAGGGGAgagaacaaaaattaaacactatCCGTTCATGGCCAGTATTCAGATTTTTGACGTGTTCCAATGTGCCGGCTCTATCATTAAATCGGATCTTATAATTACAGCGTCTTCATGTCTGCAATTGTAAGgtttatatacattatgaTATTATCGAGCAACCAGCGTATTagcaacaatttttatttaattttccagaGCTTGGAATAATCGTTTCTATCGAGAGAATCCAGCTTTCCTAGCTGTCCGTGTCGGTTCATCATTTTACAACAGTGGTGGGGAAAGAATAGCCATTTTAGAGATTTATTTCCACCCCGATTACAATCCAAAAAACCTTTGGAATAACATATGCGTGTTACGTCTTGAAagacatataaattttttaaaaaataacgtaaagaGTGTGAAGAAAATAGCAATTGATAAAAATCCTTGGAATTTACCTGTTAATACTCCAGGAATTACGATCATTGGTTGGGGAGCTAAGTCGGTAAGAATACCAtcgattcaattttttttagtgcaTCTAGTCTTGATAATcttgataatttattataacatcatTGCTACTGACTCGCCTGGCGACTtcaatttttagccgacttcaaaaagaaggaggttatcaattcgactgtatttttttaatgtatgttactgcaaatctccgcccctggtggtccgattttgataaaaaatattttaatcgaaagaagtgcttgcagatgggtcccattttttttataagaaaatattttaaaagtgtacAACGGGTTAATTACGTAAAAATCATGTAAATTCAAGTAAATATAGGATTATagttgaaatgtaatttttttatctgttgttttattgtgaaataacaatagtaaaaggagacttttataattttatatccatAACTTTTAACTTCGCTTCACTTTTCGAATATACTTCGTTGCATAGAATTTTTCTCTcgtctattttaattaacactccaaaataactgtaataaatgttttttttattgtattgcaGACCAGCAATAAAGTGGGTGATCCATTTCATAATATACTTTCATTTTCACATCTTGATGTTTATCCGACTAGAGAATGTCAAGAAGTTTACAGCAAGTAAGTTGTTTTTTGTCCGTTTATCTCATCTTCCTGGCTTTTTTCCTGCGTAGGGTTGGCAAATGTACACACTACTCTTTCATACGTCTCTATCTGAATCCACTCCCttcttacatatattttgcctaggtttttgttctattttcatgggtattgaattttttacagGGAGTATGTCACGAAGCAAAATTTTTGCGGCGGTTTCTTCTCAAAAGGTGGTGGTGCTTGCAatgtgtgtattttattttatatttatttatttattgttagacGAGTGGCCACCATTTTGAATAGCAGTCGCGATCACTTGTGGCATGTCACATGTCCTATCATGCAACTGATATAAGAATGTTGGTGGACGCTTAACATGAGTTATTTAGAGTATGTTAATTCTATTAACATACGTTTGTCGGTAGCGTGATGTAGGTGCCCCGGGTATTATTGGAGGGACTCTAGTCGGCGTGGTCAGCTTCGGATCTCCAGTTTGTGGCACACCTGATGCGCCAACCGTCTTCACCAAGGTCGGCTACTACTATCGATGGATAGAGACGATCATGGATatggtattaatttatttatccatTTACTGATAttctttaaagaaaaacattatgaaTGAAACCTATATaggagaagaaatttaaacaattgtttGTAAACTAATTCGCACAGGTTTAACTAAGGCCTAGTTATTATATTAGGGTAGGATCGGACCCATCGGTAAAGATGTGTACGAGTTgatgatattttcatttcacatGGGCATAAGAagagtataaatataataaaaatattcttattacaGCATGTACCTCATAGTAAAAAGAAAGCAACAACAAAATACACTCTTGATCCGTATGAACAATATTTAACAACAACTCCTGCAACAACGACGTTTAAAATAGAACCGCTTTTAGGTGCAAAACCTCCTTCAGTGCTCGATGATACGGAATACGAAGATAATGAGAACACGTTACGTACACTTGATGATAAATTGTTCCAAGAATTTCTAGAAACTATGTTCGGTAGTAACGAAGTGCAGAAATACGAAGATGTGATACATCAAGACGCGAACGCTTTAAGAGATACTAAAGATAAACTGAcagttaaaagtaaaatcgaAGTAACTACGACTGAAATTTCAGTTCAGGCTGTTACATATGCATATGATTCTGAAGTAGAAAGTCCTCGGACACAAATCATACCCGTAGATACATACGAAATGACAGACAAAGTACCAGTTACAGAAAATATTGAAGTCGAAGAATCGTATCATAGCAAATACGTTAGTGATTCAAaacataaatctaaaatcgaaaGAAACAAACCTAAAGATATTGTCTATGAAATACCAGTTACAACTACAGAAGAAGCACAAGAAATATACCTTGAACTAGCTCCAGATTCAGGTAGAGATTCTGAACAATCCAACGACAATCAAGAACAATCAATCGACAATCAAGAACAGATTGTTGACCAATCAGAGTCTAAATCAGAGGGTGTGTCTAAAGAGAATTCAGAAATATCCTCCGCTGATATTAGCGATATACCAGGAGAAGAAGTCATAGCAGAGCTATTAGATGAAATTGAtttcaatcaaattttaagAGAGGTCTCCACTGATGCTACAATATCTAAAACTTCTCGCTCGAGTTA
This genomic interval carries:
- the LOC106708187 gene encoding uncharacterized protein LOC106708187, which produces MSSVIDNLFVIILFGIIHRFEALIELPKVELNDLVRTERIIRNTTNNILSSLKFRKPINSTRIKEFSTLHHYFLSITFRHSNTLREIARLTRIDYKKYNNSTENLTTAINEILDDGQCSKENNITSNEDTNVLLYVDNFLAKLESLKESYGVNKVFSDINSNIIKLLDESRQAGFRAKNKNVTNSNPNNNLFDSSEYWVPSGRRIYKGERTKIKHYPFMASIQIFDVFQCAGSIIKSDLIITASSCLQLAWNNRFYRENPAFLAVRVGSSFYNSGGERIAILEIYFHPDYNPKNLWNNICVLRLERHINFLKNNVKSVKKIAIDKNPWNLPVNTPGITIIGWGAKSTSNKVGDPFHNILSFSHLDVYPTRECQEVYSKEYVTKQNFCGGFFSKGGGACNRDVGAPGIIGGTLVGVVSFGSPVCGTPDAPTVFTKVGYYYRWIETIMDMHVPHSKKKATTKYTLDPYEQYLTTTPATTTFKIEPLLGAKPPSVLDDTEYEDNENTLRTLDDKLFQEFLETMFGSNEVQKYEDVIHQDANALRDTKDKLTVKSKIEVTTTEISVQAVTYAYDSEVESPRTQIIPVDTYEMTDKVPVTENIEVEESYHSKYVSDSKHKSKIERNKPKDIVYEIPVTTTEEAQEIYLELAPDSGRDSEQSNDNQEQSIDNQEQIVDQSESKSEGVSKENSEISSADISDIPGEEVIAELLDEIDFNQILREVSTDATISKTSRSSYATKLQRHRFLSTTTESINTKNSYNIPRELKSADGVVESGNNSLLTLLYISDGERKRNENKYNLNVEISRSKKIDPRHYKRDNALNDLGPKTELYRIISRVIEAAMSNQK